In a single window of the Bacillus mycoides genome:
- a CDS encoding HAMP domain-containing histidine kinase — MIKNIVYRIRNLPIKWKLTLWSTTLVFILFILYSTLQFIVINKWTIDYEQKQINRQLTEIAAYFQDKNETLSSKTFENSKEFLNNMIDKHQMIRIIGNDGKPIVTVSRGFNEAWIKPKQVTQDESLIKRHIEDRILVERIPIQTKKFTGTIELTKNLETFDHLLKIILVVMVFAGICGLVFSFLGGILITKKLLSSVQNITDTMKRIKKNGLNERVPVRENNDELAKLSILFNEMMDEVETSFTQQKQFVEDASHELRTPLTIIQGHLSMLNRWGKNDPAILDKSLQSSLKEVDRLNKLVSELLELSRAESEQIYPIAAERVHVNSVLKQITQNFAILQTDFQFDMKLDADEAYVSIPSSYLEQIIIIVMDNAVKYTKEANKYICIESSIRSGKIKIRIIDHGAGIPEADLPFVLNRFYRIDKARSRKQGGNGLGLSIAKRLVEKYNGAIQLESKENEGTIVAITFPDTTHE; from the coding sequence ATGATAAAAAACATTGTGTACCGAATTCGAAATTTACCTATAAAGTGGAAATTAACACTTTGGTCCACTACACTAGTATTCATTTTGTTTATTTTGTATAGCACGTTACAATTCATTGTAATTAATAAGTGGACTATAGATTATGAACAGAAACAAATAAACAGACAATTGACAGAAATAGCGGCATATTTTCAAGATAAAAACGAAACGCTCTCGAGCAAAACATTTGAAAATAGTAAAGAATTTCTAAATAATATGATTGATAAACATCAAATGATTCGTATTATCGGAAATGATGGAAAGCCCATTGTTACTGTTTCTCGAGGTTTTAATGAAGCTTGGATAAAACCAAAACAGGTTACCCAAGATGAATCCTTAATAAAAAGACATATAGAAGATCGAATATTAGTTGAGCGCATACCAATTCAAACAAAAAAATTCACGGGAACTATTGAACTTACGAAAAACTTAGAGACATTTGATCATTTATTAAAAATTATCTTAGTGGTAATGGTCTTTGCAGGGATATGTGGATTAGTGTTTAGTTTTTTAGGCGGAATACTTATAACGAAAAAGCTTTTATCAAGTGTTCAAAACATAACGGATACGATGAAGCGTATTAAGAAAAACGGACTAAATGAAAGAGTTCCAGTACGAGAAAATAATGATGAACTCGCAAAATTATCGATTCTTTTTAATGAAATGATGGATGAAGTGGAAACTTCTTTTACACAGCAAAAACAGTTTGTAGAAGACGCATCGCATGAATTAAGAACACCATTAACAATTATTCAAGGGCACTTATCAATGCTGAATCGATGGGGGAAAAATGATCCAGCTATATTGGATAAATCTCTTCAATCCAGTTTAAAAGAAGTAGATCGATTAAATAAATTAGTTTCAGAATTGCTAGAGCTATCAAGGGCTGAATCAGAACAGATATATCCAATAGCAGCTGAACGAGTCCATGTTAATAGCGTATTAAAACAAATTACACAAAACTTTGCAATACTGCAAACTGACTTTCAATTTGATATGAAATTGGATGCAGATGAAGCGTATGTTTCAATACCATCATCTTACTTAGAACAAATAATTATTATTGTAATGGATAATGCAGTGAAATATACAAAAGAAGCTAATAAGTATATTTGCATTGAATCAAGTATACGGTCAGGAAAAATTAAAATCCGAATAATAGATCATGGGGCAGGAATACCTGAAGCAGATTTACCATTTGTTCTTAACCGTTTTTATAGAATTGATAAAGCGAGAAGCCGAAAACAAGGTGGAAATGGGCTAGGTTTATCAATTGCAAAAAGGCTTGTAGAAAAATATAACGGAGCTATTCAATTAGAGAGTAAAGAAAACGAAGGAACAATTGTTGCAATTACATTTCCGGATACTACACATGAATAG
- a CDS encoding zinc-binding dehydrogenase, producing the protein MKAIVHQHKKGLEGLEYKLSPEITPNIGEVKVKLKAAGLNHRDLFIMNNRKEMELPLVLGSDGAGIVIELGEGVSNISLHTEVIINPSIGWNNTHEIPELPEVLGGPADGTFAEYVIVPAENVVEKPSYLTWEESGVLSLSALTAYRALFTKGRLKPEEHVLIPGIGGGVATYAMLFAKAIGAKVSVTSRIEDKRKAAEKYGADFSFNSSGNWDECLHGEKVDLIIDSIGPATFLKYFDILKPNGRIVNFGASSGDKIELPLRALFYNQIDIMGTSMGSREEFNEMAHFIEKHNIKPIIDKVYPLEEAIQALNRMKQGEQFGNIALRME; encoded by the coding sequence ATGAAAGCTATTGTACATCAACATAAAAAAGGATTAGAAGGTTTAGAATATAAATTATCACCTGAGATAACTCCTAACATTGGAGAGGTTAAAGTGAAATTAAAAGCAGCAGGTTTAAATCATCGTGATTTATTTATAATGAATAATAGAAAAGAAATGGAACTACCATTAGTTTTAGGGTCAGATGGTGCAGGTATTGTTATAGAACTAGGAGAAGGAGTTTCAAATATTTCACTACATACCGAGGTTATTATTAACCCTAGTATTGGATGGAATAATACTCATGAAATACCAGAGTTACCTGAAGTACTAGGTGGACCAGCAGATGGAACATTTGCTGAATATGTTATTGTACCAGCAGAAAATGTAGTGGAAAAGCCATCATATCTTACGTGGGAAGAATCTGGCGTTTTATCTTTATCGGCATTAACTGCATATAGAGCGCTTTTTACAAAAGGTAGATTAAAACCTGAAGAACATGTCCTAATTCCGGGAATCGGCGGTGGTGTAGCTACTTATGCTATGTTATTTGCTAAAGCAATTGGAGCAAAGGTGAGTGTTACTTCAAGGATAGAGGACAAAAGAAAGGCTGCTGAAAAATATGGAGCAGACTTTTCTTTTAATAGTTCTGGTAATTGGGACGAGTGCCTACATGGAGAAAAAGTGGATTTAATTATAGATAGTATAGGTCCGGCGACTTTCTTAAAATATTTTGATATATTAAAACCAAATGGAAGAATCGTTAACTTTGGTGCAAGTTCAGGAGATAAAATCGAATTACCGTTACGAGCATTATTTTATAATCAAATTGATATTATGGGAACATCAATGGGAAGCCGTGAAGAATTTAATGAGATGGCTCATTTTATAGAGAAACATAATATTAAACCAATTATTGATAAAGTATATCCATTAGAAGAAGCAATCCAAGCTTTAAATCGAATGAAGCAAGGAGAACAATTCGGTAATATTGCCCTTCGTATGGAATAA
- a CDS encoding undecaprenyl-diphosphatase translates to MNYTVFQWINNFAGSSKLLDTLMIAITNSAAYVAILFMLILWFNNGKKENAIRKQYTVLYTTLSVSIALLVNVLIHAVYYHPRPFITHHVNQLVPHAADSSFVSDHSVLVFSIAFVFILRGEKLKYIALIWAILVGVSRMYVGVHYPLDILGAAFLTFITSGLVMQSARIFEPLVRFIFKMYALVAKRVPFLAKYNHIA, encoded by the coding sequence ATGAATTACACAGTATTTCAATGGATTAATAACTTTGCTGGATCATCCAAGCTATTAGATACGCTAATGATCGCTATTACAAATAGTGCTGCATATGTAGCTATTCTATTTATGCTTATCCTATGGTTCAATAATGGAAAGAAAGAGAATGCAATTAGAAAACAATATACAGTGTTATATACGACACTTTCAGTTAGTATTGCATTATTAGTAAATGTTCTTATACATGCGGTATATTACCATCCGCGTCCTTTTATAACACATCATGTCAATCAATTAGTACCGCATGCAGCAGATTCATCATTTGTAAGTGATCATTCTGTACTCGTATTTTCGATTGCTTTCGTATTTATTCTTAGAGGAGAAAAACTTAAATATATCGCGTTAATATGGGCAATATTAGTCGGTGTATCACGCATGTACGTAGGCGTTCATTATCCTCTAGATATACTTGGTGCTGCGTTCTTAACATTTATTACAAGTGGATTAGTAATGCAAAGTGCACGTATATTTGAACCGTTAGTTCGTTTTATTTTCAAAATGTATGCACTAGTAGCAAAACGAGTTCCTTTTTTAGCGAAATATAACCATATAGCTTAA
- a CDS encoding penicillin-binding protein: MHKLQTNKGARYMMIAFIVLFLTMLLRMFYIQAVGVVHNVNVKDLAKEQQNKNGVLEANRGTIYDQNGKVLVQDSTTYRIVVNLKGKDKLKDKEDTAQRLADALEVDKEEIMKNFHEGRTQVEIGKIGRNLSREAKEEINNLKIPGVSFTTEKARVYPNEDFASYILGFARPDDKGNAVGKFGLEESLDKYLRSTNGNVSYVGSRKGIPLTNDIGKVEPAKNGNNVYLTLDKQINSFLEDAMNKAAQHYDPSMLVGIIADPKTGKILAMSSKPSYNPNKGDIEYFLNDPIANAFEPGSTMKVFTLAAAIDEGVYNGKEYFQSGKYAVGSAEIKDHNGGYGWGSITFDEGFERSSNVAFSILEDQLLKPNKFKQYMNLFGFNQKTGIDLPGESKNTLLLNTQIQQVTTSFGQGSTVTPIQIVQAATAIANDGKMMQPYIVDKVVNPTNKQVIMENQPKEIGNPIKKETADKVRNLMERVITSSKGTGTMYKIDGYPIGGKTGTAQIPNPENGRYMEGKDNYIFSFLGMAPIDDPQLVVYLAIKQPKLKGNEYGAQPLAEIFKPVMKNSLEYLKVKPYTEKKMADATKQSEIKVQNYVNQTMDTVKNIAEKEKLQPVLLGEGKIIKQYPQTGEVMSEGDCIFLVGSNVKMPNLKGWSMRDVMYFSKLLKLDLKTTGTGYVTSQSIEKGEYIQEGDTLKLDLEPPLEPLAEASTN; this comes from the coding sequence ATGCATAAACTTCAAACGAATAAAGGCGCTCGATATATGATGATTGCTTTTATTGTTTTGTTTCTTACTATGCTTTTACGTATGTTTTATATTCAAGCGGTAGGAGTCGTGCATAATGTTAATGTAAAGGATCTTGCGAAGGAACAACAAAACAAAAATGGAGTTTTAGAGGCAAATCGCGGGACAATTTATGATCAAAACGGTAAAGTATTAGTCCAAGACTCAACGACATATCGCATCGTTGTAAACCTAAAAGGAAAAGATAAATTAAAAGATAAAGAAGATACCGCACAACGTTTAGCAGATGCGCTTGAAGTTGATAAAGAGGAGATCATGAAAAATTTTCACGAAGGACGTACGCAAGTTGAAATTGGTAAAATTGGACGTAACTTATCTAGAGAAGCGAAGGAAGAGATTAATAATTTGAAAATACCAGGTGTATCTTTCACAACAGAAAAAGCCAGAGTATACCCAAATGAAGATTTCGCCTCGTATATACTTGGTTTTGCAAGACCAGACGATAAAGGTAATGCGGTGGGGAAGTTTGGGCTTGAAGAAAGTTTGGATAAATATTTGCGCTCTACAAATGGTAATGTTTCATATGTAGGTTCAAGAAAAGGAATCCCACTTACAAATGATATAGGAAAAGTAGAACCTGCTAAAAATGGAAATAACGTATATCTTACGCTTGATAAACAAATTAATAGTTTTTTAGAAGACGCGATGAATAAAGCGGCGCAACACTATGATCCTTCTATGTTAGTAGGTATTATTGCGGATCCAAAAACAGGTAAGATTTTAGCAATGTCTAGTAAGCCTAGTTATAATCCTAACAAAGGAGACATTGAATATTTTTTAAACGATCCAATTGCGAATGCATTCGAACCAGGGTCTACAATGAAAGTTTTTACATTAGCTGCTGCAATTGATGAAGGTGTATATAACGGGAAAGAATATTTCCAATCAGGAAAATATGCAGTTGGTTCAGCAGAGATTAAAGATCATAATGGCGGCTATGGATGGGGTTCAATTACATTTGATGAAGGGTTTGAACGGTCATCGAACGTTGCTTTTTCTATTTTAGAAGATCAGTTACTGAAACCAAATAAATTCAAGCAATATATGAATTTATTTGGTTTCAATCAAAAAACAGGGATAGATTTGCCTGGAGAAAGTAAAAATACATTATTGTTAAATACTCAAATTCAACAAGTTACTACATCTTTCGGCCAAGGCTCAACTGTAACTCCTATTCAAATAGTACAAGCGGCCACAGCTATAGCAAATGACGGGAAAATGATGCAACCTTATATTGTTGATAAGGTTGTAAATCCAACAAATAAACAAGTTATTATGGAAAATCAACCTAAAGAAATAGGGAATCCGATTAAAAAAGAAACCGCAGATAAGGTAAGGAACTTAATGGAGCGTGTTATAACATCATCTAAAGGAACGGGAACGATGTATAAAATTGATGGTTATCCGATTGGTGGTAAAACAGGGACAGCGCAAATTCCGAATCCTGAAAATGGACGATATATGGAAGGGAAAGATAATTATATTTTTTCATTCTTAGGAATGGCTCCAATTGATGATCCGCAATTAGTCGTATATTTAGCCATTAAGCAACCTAAATTAAAGGGGAATGAATACGGTGCTCAGCCTCTTGCTGAAATTTTTAAACCAGTTATGAAAAATAGTCTAGAATATTTAAAAGTGAAACCATATACAGAAAAGAAAATGGCAGATGCAACAAAGCAATCTGAAATAAAAGTACAAAATTATGTAAATCAAACAATGGATACTGTAAAAAATATTGCAGAAAAAGAGAAACTTCAGCCGGTATTATTAGGAGAAGGAAAGATAATAAAACAATATCCACAGACTGGCGAGGTAATGAGTGAAGGAGATTGCATATTTCTAGTAGGAAGTAATGTGAAAATGCCTAACCTAAAAGGTTGGTCAATGCGTGATGTTATGTATTTCTCTAAGTTGTTGAAATTAGATTTAAAAACAACAGGTACAGGGTATGTAACGAGTCAAAGCATTGAAAAGGGAGAATATATACAAGAAGGTGATACTTTAAAACTAGATTTGGAACCGCCTCTAGAACCATTAGCAGAAGCGAGTACAAATTAA
- a CDS encoding MFS transporter: MKKLLEDWKYPLLLLSGVGIANLGAWIYLIALNVLVYNMGGSALAVATLYVIKPLATLFTNAWSGSMIDRLNKRKLMIHLDIYRAVFIAILPLVPSLWIVYLLVFFISMASAIYEPTAMTYMTKLIPVEQRQRFNSLRSLIGSGAFLIGPAVAGILLITGTPEFAIYMNAIAFLLSGFITLLLPNLDKKDDSNTSNDKLSLTVLKKDWNIVLNFSKKSMYIVCVYFLFQGMMVLATAIDSLELSFAKEVLLLTDSEYGFLVSIAGAGFILGAITNTILSKKLAPSFLIGIGSLFIAIGYLIYAFSSEFLIAAIGFFVLSFSMAYANTGFYTFYQNNVPVHMMGRIGSIYGLVIAVFTIFITILFGVATQFTSIQLVVIVGVLVMLLITIILCVFTLLPSRSKVYSAESINSK; this comes from the coding sequence GTGAAAAAATTACTTGAAGATTGGAAATATCCTTTATTACTATTGTCCGGAGTTGGTATTGCGAATTTAGGTGCATGGATTTATTTAATCGCACTGAATGTACTTGTCTATAATATGGGTGGCTCAGCCTTAGCTGTCGCTACTTTATATGTGATAAAACCATTAGCCACTTTATTTACAAACGCTTGGTCAGGAAGTATGATAGATCGTTTAAATAAACGAAAATTAATGATTCACCTCGATATATATCGAGCAGTATTTATCGCTATTTTACCCTTGGTTCCATCCCTTTGGATTGTCTATCTCTTAGTATTTTTTATAAGCATGGCCAGTGCGATTTATGAACCAACTGCTATGACATATATGACGAAATTAATTCCAGTAGAGCAAAGACAACGTTTCAACTCACTACGTAGTTTAATAGGATCTGGTGCATTTTTAATTGGTCCAGCAGTAGCGGGGATATTATTAATAACTGGTACACCAGAGTTTGCTATATATATGAATGCTATAGCATTTTTGCTATCAGGGTTCATTACATTACTTTTACCTAATCTTGATAAAAAAGACGATTCTAATACATCCAATGATAAATTATCACTAACTGTATTAAAGAAAGATTGGAACATAGTTTTAAATTTTAGTAAAAAATCTATGTATATTGTTTGTGTTTACTTCTTATTTCAAGGGATGATGGTATTAGCTACCGCTATTGATTCACTTGAATTATCATTTGCGAAAGAAGTTTTATTGTTAACAGATAGTGAGTATGGCTTCCTAGTTAGTATCGCTGGAGCGGGTTTTATTTTAGGAGCCATAACAAATACAATTTTATCAAAAAAATTAGCACCTTCATTTCTAATTGGGATAGGATCATTATTCATTGCAATCGGATATTTGATTTATGCTTTTTCAAGTGAGTTTTTAATAGCTGCTATCGGATTCTTTGTTTTATCTTTCTCTATGGCATATGCAAATACGGGATTTTACACATTTTATCAAAATAACGTTCCGGTTCATATGATGGGACGAATCGGGAGTATATACGGGCTCGTTATAGCTGTTTTTACAATTTTTATAACGATTCTGTTCGGCGTTGCAACTCAATTCACTTCTATACAACTTGTAGTCATTGTAGGAGTATTGGTAATGCTACTTATTACTATCATATTGTGCGTGTTTACTTTATTACCATCGCGGTCTAAGGTATATTCCGCTGAATCAATAAATTCAAAATAG
- a CDS encoding serine hydrolase domain-containing protein, with protein MIKTKDQIEKIVKEIHRNIDFSGVVLIKKDDDIIYENSFGYANRSECINNTLQTRFGIASGCKLFTAISICQLVERGVITFHTKLKDCLHIKFPNFNEDITVHQLLTHSSGIPDYFDESIMDNFEDLWKKTPMYLLKSLKDFLPLFQNSNMMFTPGSKFYYNNAGFIILGLIIEQQTGLEFTEYIERNIFVPVGMNDSGYFSLDNLPKHTALGYIKDVNSQKWRTNAYSIPIKGGSDGGAYITAPDMVKFWEALFNNEILSCEYTKLLLTPHILVNNSQSYGYGIWIEKRQENIFKYHVMGYDPGVSFRSAVYPELGITLVIPSNKGAGPEKLMVEIEGAF; from the coding sequence ATGATAAAAACAAAAGATCAAATAGAGAAAATTGTAAAAGAAATACATCGGAATATAGATTTTTCTGGGGTAGTCTTAATAAAAAAAGATGATGATATTATTTATGAAAATTCATTTGGATATGCTAACCGAAGTGAATGTATAAACAATACACTACAAACAAGATTTGGAATTGCCTCAGGATGCAAATTATTTACTGCTATCAGTATCTGTCAACTTGTTGAAAGAGGTGTAATTACTTTTCATACAAAGTTAAAAGATTGTCTACATATTAAATTCCCAAACTTTAATGAAGATATTACAGTACATCAACTTTTAACGCATAGTTCGGGTATTCCAGATTATTTTGATGAAAGTATCATGGATAACTTTGAAGACCTTTGGAAAAAAACTCCTATGTATCTATTAAAAAGTTTAAAAGACTTTTTACCATTATTCCAAAACAGTAATATGATGTTTACACCAGGAAGTAAGTTTTACTATAATAATGCAGGTTTTATTATACTTGGATTAATTATAGAACAGCAGACAGGACTTGAATTTACGGAATATATAGAAAGAAACATATTTGTTCCAGTTGGTATGAATGATTCAGGCTATTTCTCTTTAGATAATTTACCAAAACATACTGCTCTCGGATATATAAAGGATGTAAATAGTCAAAAATGGAGAACAAATGCATACTCTATACCCATAAAAGGAGGTTCTGATGGCGGTGCTTACATTACTGCACCAGATATGGTGAAATTTTGGGAAGCTCTATTTAACAACGAAATATTAAGCTGCGAATATACGAAGTTACTTTTAACTCCTCATATTTTGGTGAATAATAGCCAGTCTTACGGCTATGGAATATGGATTGAGAAAAGACAAGAAAATATTTTTAAATATCATGTAATGGGATATGATCCAGGCGTGAGTTTTCGCTCGGCCGTATACCCGGAATTAGGAATTACATTAGTTATTCCATCAAATAAAGGGGCAGGACCTGAAAAACTAATGGTGGAAATAGAAGGAGCTTTTTAA
- a CDS encoding DUF1453 family protein yields the protein MDILFVILLVILIIVLIQGKEYKVNINRIWLIPALLCFVTIQSIIHMGQLKILHVLLFVAMLGMGLGLGVIRGKALTFRLDSETGHVLRKGNWLSTIILLVILGAKVLIKQSMFPGSTHHTLMVVTNAFLCITLGTVISRRYYIWKKYNELTQKA from the coding sequence ATGGATATTCTATTTGTTATTCTACTTGTTATTCTTATAATTGTATTAATTCAAGGTAAGGAATACAAAGTGAATATTAATCGTATTTGGCTCATTCCGGCTTTGCTGTGCTTTGTAACAATCCAGTCCATTATTCATATGGGACAATTAAAGATATTGCACGTACTACTATTCGTTGCAATGCTCGGAATGGGATTGGGTCTAGGAGTTATTAGGGGAAAAGCTTTAACATTTCGATTAGATAGTGAAACAGGTCATGTATTACGAAAAGGAAATTGGTTAAGTACAATTATTCTCCTTGTTATTTTAGGTGCAAAGGTTTTGATTAAGCAAAGTATGTTTCCTGGCAGTACTCACCACACATTAATGGTTGTAACAAATGCCTTTTTATGTATCACATTAGGTACCGTAATTAGTAGACGCTATTATATTTGGAAAAAATATAATGAATTAACACAAAAAGCGTAA
- a CDS encoding DUF3189 family protein: MIFIYTDFGGTHTTSLAAAYHLNKLPTDRKLTKEEILNVEYFNKLKTEDMGKIIFHGQDEYGNPVYTIGCGASKVVVPAMKHLGEILQKHYQNNDKIIFSNTSPTVPLPMTLGGLFSRRFHIDFIGVPLLVWGAKICCDNIQRLVSYTKEAGQMTNDYVVILDNETFK; encoded by the coding sequence ATGATATTCATTTACACAGATTTCGGTGGAACGCATACAACCTCGCTAGCTGCAGCTTATCATTTGAATAAATTACCAACGGATCGGAAGTTAACGAAAGAAGAAATTTTAAATGTAGAGTACTTTAATAAACTGAAAACAGAAGATATGGGGAAAATTATTTTTCATGGACAAGATGAATATGGGAATCCAGTATATACAATTGGATGCGGGGCATCAAAGGTCGTTGTACCTGCCATGAAGCATTTAGGAGAGATTCTGCAAAAACATTATCAAAACAATGATAAGATTATTTTTTCTAATACATCACCAACAGTTCCATTGCCAATGACTTTAGGCGGTTTGTTTTCTAGAAGATTTCATATTGATTTTATTGGTGTACCGTTACTCGTATGGGGAGCAAAAATTTGCTGTGATAACATCCAGCGGCTTGTCAGTTATACGAAAGAAGCGGGGCAAATGACGAATGATTATGTTGTTATTTTAGATAACGAAACATTTAAGTAA
- a CDS encoding DegV family protein gives MKRVAWFTDSTTASFTTDGDNFVIPIEVIIDGVSYKDCEEGVHKRLYEALNDGRTVTTSQPNIGEMVELFTKCKEEYEEGFAVAISGKVSGTYQNMKLAADMAGFPLTVLDSETTSYPMDELLRKAKTLYNDGMTLQDIHKTLVDEKRRPFYVFPKSLKGLYASGRVKGVQFLLGSLLSVNLILEVKGGELLLEKKVRKIQKCREYIKNELEKELPKVLHMFYANDKDGAEEWISDIKQAFPEMDFKLYPLPISFAVHAGEGTIAISY, from the coding sequence ATGAAGCGTGTTGCTTGGTTTACTGATAGTACAACTGCGAGTTTTACAACAGATGGTGATAACTTTGTTATCCCAATTGAAGTTATTATTGATGGAGTGTCTTATAAGGATTGTGAAGAAGGAGTTCATAAACGTCTTTATGAAGCGTTAAATGATGGAAGAACCGTTACTACTTCGCAACCTAACATAGGGGAAATGGTAGAATTATTTACTAAATGCAAAGAAGAATATGAAGAAGGCTTTGCAGTTGCTATTAGCGGAAAAGTAAGTGGGACCTATCAAAATATGAAGTTAGCTGCTGATATGGCAGGTTTCCCTTTAACTGTATTAGATAGTGAAACGACAAGTTATCCAATGGATGAACTTCTGAGAAAAGCTAAAACGTTATACAATGATGGTATGACTTTACAAGATATACATAAAACATTAGTAGATGAAAAAAGAAGGCCTTTTTATGTATTTCCAAAAAGCTTAAAAGGTTTATATGCAAGTGGTCGAGTAAAGGGAGTTCAATTTTTACTTGGAAGTTTATTAAGTGTCAACTTAATCTTAGAAGTAAAAGGCGGAGAACTTTTACTTGAAAAGAAAGTGCGTAAAATCCAAAAATGTAGAGAATACATTAAAAATGAGCTTGAAAAAGAATTACCAAAAGTACTTCATATGTTCTATGCTAACGATAAAGATGGAGCTGAAGAATGGATTTCAGATATTAAACAAGCATTCCCTGAAATGGATTTCAAGCTTTATCCATTGCCAATTTCATTTGCTGTACATGCAGGTGAAGGTACAATAGCAATTAGTTATTAA
- a CDS encoding methyltransferase domain-containing protein has protein sequence MKIGKFGEKNNLSIDAIRHYMDLGLIIPEKKGGHYLFDEYCQKDVELILEYKWLGFSLNEIKELFLYKSLAKSINYEKDTFYQSLFKLKYEKVEHEIKNLKERRDKLKAALNDLSITTQISNSILGIDLRVLNFLTCFKCSGNLILQDGIINSNQITEGKLTCNCGEEYVINSGILTAGKSFETSDRASFEDPISNYIHETDSSYLENIHRVGEWAKKKLKQLDLNDKVILDIGSGLGFFLRNIYEELPEDCLYIAVDRDLNKLLFLKDVIERRNSKRNILFICADFLSIPIQNHSVDIVIDQSGTSNYSFEHENFLLHELNSLLKPDCYLLSSFILFKNFSINSQITTRFRDNFTSSKVKREIQKLQFNSIDERTSEYIERGGKYEDFFVQGEEIYTYSFFGKRWG, from the coding sequence ATGAAAATCGGTAAATTTGGAGAAAAAAATAATTTAAGTATAGATGCGATTAGACATTATATGGATCTCGGGCTAATTATCCCCGAAAAGAAGGGTGGCCATTATTTATTTGATGAGTATTGTCAAAAAGATGTAGAGCTTATATTAGAGTACAAATGGCTAGGATTTAGTTTGAATGAAATTAAAGAACTTTTTCTTTATAAAAGTTTAGCAAAATCTATAAATTATGAAAAAGATACTTTTTACCAATCTTTATTTAAATTGAAATATGAAAAGGTAGAACATGAAATAAAAAATTTAAAGGAAAGAAGAGATAAATTAAAGGCAGCGTTAAATGATTTATCTATAACAACTCAGATTTCTAATTCAATTTTAGGGATAGATTTAAGGGTACTTAATTTTCTTACATGTTTTAAGTGTAGCGGGAATTTAATTCTTCAAGATGGAATTATTAATAGCAATCAAATTACGGAGGGGAAATTAACTTGTAATTGCGGCGAAGAGTATGTTATTAATTCAGGGATTTTAACAGCAGGTAAATCGTTTGAAACGTCTGACAGGGCTTCTTTTGAAGATCCTATTTCAAATTATATCCATGAAACTGATTCTTCTTATTTGGAGAATATACATAGAGTAGGAGAATGGGCGAAAAAGAAACTAAAACAACTAGATTTAAATGACAAGGTAATACTTGATATAGGATCAGGTCTTGGATTCTTTTTACGAAATATTTATGAAGAGCTGCCAGAGGATTGCTTATATATTGCTGTTGATCGAGATTTGAATAAACTTCTATTTTTAAAAGATGTAATTGAAAGAAGAAATTCCAAAAGAAACATTCTTTTTATTTGCGCTGATTTTTTAAGTATACCTATTCAGAATCATTCTGTTGATATTGTAATTGATCAGTCTGGTACAAGTAATTACAGTTTTGAGCATGAAAATTTTTTATTACATGAATTAAATTCCCTTTTAAAACCTGATTGTTATTTATTAAGTTCATTTATTTTATTTAAAAATTTCAGCATAAATAGCCAAATTACAACTAGATTTCGAGATAATTTTACGTCTTCAAAAGTGAAGAGAGAAATCCAAAAGCTACAGTTTAATTCCATAGATGAAAGAACTTCAGAATATATAGAACGAGGAGGAAAATACGAGGATTTCTTTGTTCAAGGAGAAGAAATTTATACATATTCATTTTTCGGAAAAAGATGGGGTTAA